The Candidatus Edwardsbacteria bacterium DNA window GTAGCCGCCGGCCATCCCAAGGTAGTAACTTAAGACCGTGCCCGGCTCAAAAACAAAGGTCCCGCCCTTCTGGACCGCTCCCACCACAGTCACCGAGGTGGGTGCGGTGGGCACCGTCACGATATCGCCCTCTTTCAAGAGAACGTTCAGAGACTGGTCGCCGTCGATAAAAAGCCCCCGATAGCTGATGCTCTGGACCACCTCCGGCGTGGCCACATTCTCGATCTTGATCTCCTCCTTGGTGGCCACCGGGGTGATGCCCCCGGCCATCTCGATGATATCCATCAATCTTTCGCCCGGCTTGACCTCGAATATCCCGGGACGGAATACCTGTCCCACCACCTTGATGTTGTTGTCGTTAACCGGAACGAAGATAATATCCCCGTCCTCCAGCATCGGGTTCTCGGACTGCTGGTTCTTGTATAAGTAATAATACATGTCCAGTGTGTCTATCATCCGGCCCTGCCGGACAAGCTGGATGCTGCGGGGAGAGCCCTGTTCGTTGGTGCCGCCGGCGGCGGCCATGGCGGACGAGACCCGGTCCATCACCGGCAGGGAATATATGCCCGGTGTGCGGACCTGGCCCAGCACCTGGACCTTCATCATGGGCTGGTTCCGCATCTGGTAGGGATCCCGGCCATCAGACCGCTGTTGGGAGCAGGCCACGCCGGCCAGCGCGGCCAGAAATACCGCCGAAATAAGGTTGATCTTAATTGACATGCTGCCTCCGCTTATATTAAGGACATAAAAAAATGGCCGGAACGCTTCTACCGGCGCCCGGCCAAATTATAAATTTAATTTGGGAATTTATTGGGCGCCATATTAAAATTTGGAGCAAAAAGGCAATCAACTAAAACAACAAAAAAGCATGACTATAATTGATTGACCGGGCCACAAACTTTAATACAGCAACTTGTTTTCCCTCATAATGTTAAACTTTACAAGATTTTATCCCAAAAACAGCTTTTTGTCAAGCAAATTATTCAATAAAAAAGACACCCTTGATGTTCGGGTGTCTTTGCCCAAAGCGATTATTTGCGGCCGATCTTGACCACCTTGCCGCTTTTTATCTTCTTGGTGGCATTCCGGGTGTCAACCACCAGCTTGGCATTCTTGACAATCATGTTAAAATCATAACTTGTATGATCAGTGGTGATCAGAATGCAATCAACCGATTTAATCAGTTGTTGAGTCAGCTTGGTTGATTTCATTTTTTTCCATCCGGTCTCCAGCTCCGGCACGAACGGGTCGTTGTAGATAAGAGATTTCACCTTGGGGGCCAGAAGTTCGATAACCTTGATGGCCGGAGAACTGCGGACATCGTCGATATCCCGCTTAAAAGCCACCCCCAGCACCAGCACCTTGGATTTGGAGGCTGCCATTCCATTATCGCTCAAAGCTTCAATCACCTTGTTGACCACATGATAAGGCATATTCTCGTTGGTCTCGGCCGCCAGCTCGATAAAATCGGTATGGAAATCGTACTCCTTGGCCTTCCAGGACAGGTAGTAGGGATCGATGGGAATGCAGTGTCCGCCCAGCCCAGGCCCGGGGTAGAATGGCATAAAGCCGTAGGGCTTGGTGGCGGCGGCATCCACCACCTCCCACATGTCCACCCGGTCCATTCTTTCGCACAGACAAGCCAGCTCGTTGACCAGAGCAATGTTGACGCTGCGAAAGATGTTCTCCAGCAATTTGGTCATCTCAGCGGTGGACGGCGAGGAGACCATCACTATCTTCTCGATGATCTGTCCGTACATCAGCTTGGCCATCTGACCGCAGGCCGGAGTATATCCACCCACCACGGTGGGGGTGGTGGCGGTGGTGAATTTCTGGTTGCCGGGATCTATCCGCTCCGGAGAGAAGGCCAGGTAAAAATCCTTGCCGGCCTTAAGGCCGGTCTTCTCCAGTATCGGCTTGACCACCTTGGTGGTGGTCTCCGGATAGGTGGTGCTTTTAAGGATGACCAGCATCCCCTGGTGAAGATGTTTGGCGATCCCCTCGGCTGATCTGATTATGTAGCTGATGTCGGGGTCCTTGGTGGCGGTGAACGGCGTGGGAACGCAGATATGAACGGCATCACATTTCTTAAGAACGCTGTAGTCGGTGGTGGCCTTAAGCTTGCCTTGGGAAATCACCTGCTTCAGCTGTTGGTCATCGACATCGATGATGTAATTCTTCCCCCGATTGATGCTGGCAACCTTCCTGGGGTCCAGATCAATGCCGATCACCTCAAACCCAGCTTTGGCAAACTCCACCGCCAGAGGCAAACCAACATAACCCAGGCCTATTACTGCTATTCTGGCGCGGCGGGTCTCAATTTTTTGTTTAAGATCCATGGGGGTACACCTTAATAATATATTTTAAAGTTTATTGTCATCTTTCCTTGTACCAGCGGTCCTTAAAATCATTGAACTCCCGTTTGCCCTCTTTGATGTTGCGCCACCACGTTTCGTTCTCCCTATACCATTTTATGGTCTCTTTGATTGCCGTAGAGAAAGTATATTTCGGTTTCCAGCCCAGCTTCATTATCTTGGTGATATCCAGCGAATAGCGCCTATCGTGTCCCGGCCGGTCCTTGACGTATTTTTTAAGGCTGGCCGGCTTGTTCAACTCCTTCAGGATGATATCGGTAATCTGGATATTTTCCATCTCCTGGCCGCCACCGATATTGTAGACATCCCCGGCCTGCCCGTGGTGCAGGATGAAATCTATGGCCTGGCAGTGATCCTCCACATACAGCCAGTCCCGGACGTTCCGGCCGTCGCCGTAGATGGGAAGCTCCTTGTCCTCCAGGGCGTTGGTAACAAAGAAGGGGATCAGCTTCTCCGGGAATTGGAAGGGCCCGTAATTGTTGGTGCAGCGGGTGACCCGGACATCCATTCCGAAGGTGGTGTGATAGGAAAGGGCCAGCAGATCCCCGGCCGCCTTGGACGACGAGTAGGGGCTGCGGGGATCAAGGATATCGGTCTCAACGGAAGAACCTGTCTCCACGCTGCCGTAGACCTCATCGGTCCCGATCTGGATGAACCGCTTAACCTGATGGCGGCGGGCATATTCCAGCAGGGTGTGGGTGCCGATGACGTTGGTCTGGGTGAAGACGAAAGGATCGTCCACCGAGCGATCCACATGTGTCTCGGCGGCGAAGTTGACCACCCATTCCACCCCCGGCATCAGGCCCTCGACCAACTGGGCATCGCAGATATCGCCATGGACGAACCGGTAATTCTTGTGGGATTGGATATCCTTAAGGTTCTCCAGGTTTCCGGCATAGGTCAGCTTGTCCAGATTGATGATATTATAATCGGGGTATTTACAGAGCATCAAGCGGACGAAATTGCTGCCGATGAACCCCGCTCCGCCGGTCACTAAAATTGTTTTGGCCATGATTGATACAGTAGATGTTTACAGTTTAGCGTTTTCCGTTCCTAATAATCTGTTCCCTGTAATCAGATCCCGGAGCTACCCGTCCTTGCGCTCCCACTTATAGGGGATATCGTTCTTATGAGGATCGACCCGGTACTCGTCGGGTTGGGAATAATTATAGGCCTCGGAGGGACAGTTTATCACCATAGCCTCCTCGTTGGAAACGCATTTCCATCCGTGGTAGACGCCCTTGGGAACCTGCACCAGCATGGGATTATGCTCGCCGATAAAAAACTCGTTGACCTCGCCGTTGGTGGCCGAGCCTTCCCGGTTGTCGAACAGCACCAGCTTCAGCATGCCTTTTACGCAGACGATGTTGTCAGTCTGGACCTTATGATAATGCCAACCCTTGACCACTCCGGGATAGGTGGTGCTCAGGTAGACCTGTCCGAACTTTTCAAAGACCTCCTCGTCGCAGCGTAATATCTCCATCAGCCGCCCGCGCTCATCGGGAATGACCTTCAGTTTTTTTGTCTTGACGCCTTCGATCATAATCATCTCATTTATTTTAAATAGTTACTTAATTAGATATGACTTTAATTTTATCTCCATAGTTTTACCATCCGAGAAATTTACCATTGTTCCTTTCACTATACCAATATGAGGGGCTACCCAACCAGTGAATAATTTAGTTTCACCCCACAGAGAAGTCCATAAATATTTGCTATATCGTTTCATTTCAATTTTATAACAGTTATTATAAGTAGTTGTTGCATTAATTATGGTTTCTATACCCACTATAGTTAAAGTATCTATAAGATAGGAAAATGTATGGCCGGAAAAAACAGAATCACTGTTAATTTGCCATTTTTTTCCGACAACCAAATCACGAACTTGATCTGTTGAAAGATAATACAAATATTGGTCTATATTATATTGTTCATATTTTGCCAGGAAATTTAAATTTGCCTTTTTTATGGATATTGAGGTGGGATTATCGGCATTGGTATAACTAACAGATAGATTAACTGTTGTATCTGTGCCTGAAATAATGTTTTCACTTACTGTAACCAATAAAGAGTCTGTACCACCAAAGTTAAGAGTATCCGGAAATTCATATTTCCACCATGTTCCTGGTGTAAGAGGGAGTAATGCAGATGTGGGCGTTGCCGTTTCATCCGTAGCAGAAGTTGGAGTGCTTTTACCACATGAACCAACAAAATATAAAGTTTCAACGATAAGAATTATTGCTATTAACTTTTTCATAATTACCCCTATTAATTATTTTGGGAGAAGTAATTTTAAGATTTCCTACCGCCAGAGTTTCAATCGACAATTATCGATTATACCCGGTCCAGCCAGTACTGATGAAGTTCCTTCAGTGTTTGCTCGATCTCATATTCCGGCTGCCAGCCTGTCTGCCGCCTGATCTTGCTGTTATCGCCCCACAATATCGGGATGTCCAGGGGACGGAACCTATGGGGGTCGGTTCGAACCTCTATTTTTTTGCCCGAAATCTTTATCAACATCTCCAGAGCCTGCTGAATAGTGATGTTCTTGCCCGAGCATACGTTGTAGATCTCCCCGGACAGGCCCGCTTCTGCCAACAGGCCGTAGGCCCGCACTATATCCCTGACATCGGAAAGATCACGCCGGGCGCTTAAGTTGCCCACCAGGACCACCGGGTCGCTCCCGTGCTTTGTGATCCCGGCTATCTGCCTGGCAAAACTGGGCAGGGCGAACATCTCCGGCTGTCCCGGCCCGGTATGCGGGAAAGGCCTGGCCACCACGGTGTTCATTTTATAAGTATGAAAATACTGAATGGCCAGCTGCTCCTGGGATATTTTGCTGACGGCATAGGGGCTGGCGGGGTTATATGGGTAGTCCTCTTTTACCGGGTCAGGAGTATTGGTCAGCCCGTAGACCTCGCAGGAGCTGACCATGATTACTTTGCATTCCGGGACTGTGTTCCGGGCTTCCTCCAGCAGGTTCACTAGGCCTATGACGTTTATCTCAAAGGTGTCCACCGGTTTTTTAAAAGACAGGGCCGGAGAGCTCTGGGCCGCCAGGTGGTACAGGCATTGCGGTCTGGCGGATGCCAGCGCCTGGTGCAGCCCCTCCCCGCTTCGCAGGTCTATCCGGAAAAGGGTGCAGCGGCCGTTGAGATCTCCCACCGCAGGCTCATCGAAATAACTCCCGGAGACCTCATGCCCGGCAGCTATCAGATGCCCGGCCAGATGATGACCCACAAAACCCTCTATGCCGGTGATGAAAACTCTCACCTCATCCGTCTTTTATAGGTTTCCAGATCGGTGTCTACCATCATCTTTACCAATTCCTCAAAGGGCACCTTGATATTCCATTTCAGGGCCTTCTGGGCCTTGGTGGAATCGCCCAATAACAGGTCCACCTCAGCCGGGCGAACAAATTTCTGATCGATCTTGACGTAATCGTTGTAATCCAAACCGACATGCTCGAAGGCGATCCGGCAGAAATCCCGCACCGAATGGGTCCGGCCGGTGGCGATCACGAAATCATCGGGCTGTTCTTGCTGCAGCATCAGCCACATGGCTCGCACATAATCTCCGGCAAAGCCCCAGTCCCGCTTGGCATCCATGGTCCCCAGCCGGAGCTCCTTCTCCAGGCCCAGCTTGATCCGGGCCACGGCATCGGTGATCTTCTTGGTAACGAACTCCTTGCCCCTTCTGGGGGATTCGTGGTTGAACAGGATGCCGGAACAGGCATAGATATTGTAGGACTCGCGATAGTTGATGGTGATCCAATGGCCGTAGACCTTGGCCACGCCGTATGGACTGCGGGGATAGAACGGCGTCAGCTCGGTCTGTGGCGTCTCGCGGACCTTGCCGAACATCTCGGAGCTGGAGGCCTGGTAGAATTTTATCTTGGGATTGACCAGCCGGATGGCCTCCAGCATCCTGGTC harbors:
- the rfbB gene encoding dTDP-glucose 4,6-dehydratase, coding for MAKTILVTGGAGFIGSNFVRLMLCKYPDYNIINLDKLTYAGNLENLKDIQSHKNYRFVHGDICDAQLVEGLMPGVEWVVNFAAETHVDRSVDDPFVFTQTNVIGTHTLLEYARRHQVKRFIQIGTDEVYGSVETGSSVETDILDPRSPYSSSKAAGDLLALSYHTTFGMDVRVTRCTNNYGPFQFPEKLIPFFVTNALEDKELPIYGDGRNVRDWLYVEDHCQAIDFILHHGQAGDVYNIGGGQEMENIQITDIILKELNKPASLKKYVKDRPGHDRRYSLDITKIMKLGWKPKYTFSTAIKETIKWYRENETWWRNIKEGKREFNDFKDRWYKER
- a CDS encoding nucleotide sugar dehydrogenase produces the protein MDLKQKIETRRARIAVIGLGYVGLPLAVEFAKAGFEVIGIDLDPRKVASINRGKNYIIDVDDQQLKQVISQGKLKATTDYSVLKKCDAVHICVPTPFTATKDPDISYIIRSAEGIAKHLHQGMLVILKSTTYPETTTKVVKPILEKTGLKAGKDFYLAFSPERIDPGNQKFTTATTPTVVGGYTPACGQMAKLMYGQIIEKIVMVSSPSTAEMTKLLENIFRSVNIALVNELACLCERMDRVDMWEVVDAAATKPYGFMPFYPGPGLGGHCIPIDPYYLSWKAKEYDFHTDFIELAAETNENMPYHVVNKVIEALSDNGMAASKSKVLVLGVAFKRDIDDVRSSPAIKVIELLAPKVKSLIYNDPFVPELETGWKKMKSTKLTQQLIKSVDCILITTDHTSYDFNMIVKNAKLVVDTRNATKKIKSGKVVKIGRK
- a CDS encoding SLBB domain-containing protein, which translates into the protein MSIKINLISAVFLAALAGVACSQQRSDGRDPYQMRNQPMMKVQVLGQVRTPGIYSLPVMDRVSSAMAAAGGTNEQGSPRSIQLVRQGRMIDTLDMYYYLYKNQQSENPMLEDGDIIFVPVNDNNIKVVGQVFRPGIFEVKPGERLMDIIEMAGGITPVATKEEIKIENVATPEVVQSISYRGLFIDGDQSLNVLLKEGDIVTVPTAPTSVTVVGAVQKGGTFVFEPGTVLSYYLGMAGGYGERASTGNIKINRWGGKSLKAREDTPIEPGDVVIVGEMQIKGWRDYLSVSGQLITMFYIVWTVAN
- a CDS encoding dTDP-4-dehydrorhamnose 3,5-epimerase family protein; protein product: MIEGVKTKKLKVIPDERGRLMEILRCDEEVFEKFGQVYLSTTYPGVVKGWHYHKVQTDNIVCVKGMLKLVLFDNREGSATNGEVNEFFIGEHNPMLVQVPKGVYHGWKCVSNEEAMVINCPSEAYNYSQPDEYRVDPHKNDIPYKWERKDG
- the gmd gene encoding GDP-mannose 4,6-dehydratase; this encodes MKALITGITGQDGSYLADFLLEKGYQVYGMVRRASTENFERIEHIKDRVQLVQADLLDQLSIINVIKESNPDEVYNLAAQSFVPTSWDQPVLTGEFTALGVTRMLEAIRLVNPKIKFYQASSSEMFGKVRETPQTELTPFYPRSPYGVAKVYGHWITINYRESYNIYACSGILFNHESPRRGKEFVTKKITDAVARIKLGLEKELRLGTMDAKRDWGFAGDYVRAMWLMLQQEQPDDFVIATGRTHSVRDFCRIAFEHVGLDYNDYVKIDQKFVRPAEVDLLLGDSTKAQKALKWNIKVPFEELVKMMVDTDLETYKRRMR
- a CDS encoding GDP-mannose 4,6-dehydratase — encoded protein: MRVFITGIEGFVGHHLAGHLIAAGHEVSGSYFDEPAVGDLNGRCTLFRIDLRSGEGLHQALASARPQCLYHLAAQSSPALSFKKPVDTFEINVIGLVNLLEEARNTVPECKVIMVSSCEVYGLTNTPDPVKEDYPYNPASPYAVSKISQEQLAIQYFHTYKMNTVVARPFPHTGPGQPEMFALPSFARQIAGITKHGSDPVVLVGNLSARRDLSDVRDIVRAYGLLAEAGLSGEIYNVCSGKNITIQQALEMLIKISGKKIEVRTDPHRFRPLDIPILWGDNSKIRRQTGWQPEYEIEQTLKELHQYWLDRV